Proteins found in one Clostridium kluyveri DSM 555 genomic segment:
- a CDS encoding transposase — MKGKSYTKELKEEVLREVKEVGNVSLVSRRHGLSKSTIFTWIRNSKDKDEIKIKPGRKALVEGEKELENELTEVTKENDHLKKLLGEKDLEIAILRDLIKKSNPQLRKK, encoded by the coding sequence ATGAAAGGAAAAAGTTATACGAAAGAATTAAAAGAAGAGGTATTAAGAGAAGTGAAAGAAGTAGGAAATGTTTCACTGGTATCAAGGAGACATGGGCTCTCAAAATCAACTATATTTACGTGGATAAGGAATTCTAAGGATAAGGATGAGATTAAAATTAAGCCTGGTAGAAAAGCTTTAGTTGAGGGAGAAAAAGAACTTGAAAATGAGCTGACAGAGGTAACAAAAGAAAATGATCATCTAAAAAAATTGTTAGGAGAAAAAGATTTAGAAATAGCAATTCTTAGAGATTTAATAAAAAAATCAAACCCTCAATTAAGGAAAAAGTAG
- a CDS encoding FadR/GntR family transcriptional regulator, producing MFSEIKNTKVFEQVIEQIKDIIKKGELRCGDRLPSERDLCEQLNVSRTSIREALRSLEMLGIVECRQGEGNYIKESFEDSLLEPLSITFMLHGSKTNEILELRKIIEPETAALAAVNINDAKLQEIKELINLFNSEENYEKSAEIDKKIHYKIVQASENCLVSNVMYAVSYLIEKYIS from the coding sequence GTGTTTAGCGAAATAAAAAATACAAAGGTTTTCGAACAGGTTATAGAACAGATTAAAGATATAATAAAAAAAGGTGAATTAAGATGTGGAGATAGATTACCTTCTGAAAGAGATTTGTGTGAACAGCTTAATGTCAGCAGAACATCAATCAGGGAAGCTTTAAGATCTTTGGAGATGCTGGGAATAGTTGAGTGCAGACAAGGTGAAGGAAATTATATAAAAGAAAGCTTTGAAGACAGTCTGTTGGAACCCCTTTCAATAACTTTTATGCTTCATGGAAGTAAAACAAATGAAATTTTAGAATTAAGGAAAATAATTGAGCCTGAAACAGCTGCTTTAGCAGCAGTGAATATTAATGATGCCAAGCTTCAGGAAATAAAAGAACTAATCAATTTATTTAATAGTGAAGAAAACTATGAAAAAAGTGCTGAGATCGATAAAAAAATACATTATAAGATTGTGCAGGCATCAGAAAATTGCCTTGTTTCCAATGTGATGTATGCGGTTTCCTATCTGATAGAAAAATATATCTCTTAA